A genomic window from Coccinella septempunctata chromosome 9, icCocSept1.1, whole genome shotgun sequence includes:
- the LOC123320635 gene encoding uncharacterized protein LOC123320635: MGQLPEPRVKPSRPFLHTGVDYADPLTIKTWKGRGAKTHKGWVCVFVCFATSAVHLEAVSDYTSESFISAFRRFTARRGICETLYSDCGTNFLGADATFKTMFTKASSQHQVIADLLMKEGTNWCFNPPAVPHMGGKWEAAVKSFKYHLAWATKDQPFTMEELMTLLTQIEAILNSRPLVPLSDDPEDCSALTPGHFLIGTALNTVPEPSLENLSTRLSRWQFIQQRTQQFWSKWSTQFLQRHLSISKWHHPTHDIRVGSLVLPTDERLPPCKWPLGRVMAVHPGTDGLVRVVTLKTSTSTLTRPFSKLAILPVSTPDEARKNFNPSSLLDN, from the coding sequence ATGGGCCAGCTACCAGAACCACGCGTTAAACCATCTCGTCCCTTTCTCCACACTGGTGTAGACTACGCAGATCCACTCACTATCAAAACCTGGAAAGGAAGAGGAGCAAAGACACACAAAGGTTGGGTTTGTGTGTTTGTCTGCTTCGCCACCTCAGCAGTACACCTCGAGGCCGTAAGTGATTATACCAGTGAATCATTTATTTCTGCGTTCCGTAGATTTACCGCTCGACGAGGCATCTGTGAGACATTATATTCAGACTGCGGAACCAACTTCCTTGGAGCAGATGCCACTTTCAAGACCATGTTCACGAAAGCCTCCTCACAACACCAGGTCATCGCCGATCTCCTCATGAAAGAAGGTACCAACTGGTGCTTCAATCCTCCAGCAGTTCCTCACATGGGAGGAAAATGGGAAGCAGCAGTGAAGTCCTTCAAGTACCACCTCGCCTGGGCTACCAAAGATCAGCCATTTACAATGGAAGAGCTGATGACACTCCTCACCCAAATCGAAGCCATCCTCAACTCAAGACCTCTCGTACCGCTCAGCGATGATCCTGAAGACTGCTCCGCTCTTACACCAGGTCACTTCTTAATAGGTACGGCACTGAACACCGTACCTGAGCCATCTCTCGAAAACCTCTCGACTCGACTGTCAAGATGGCAGTTCATCCAACAACGAACCCAACAATTCTGGTCCAAATGGTCAACTCAATTCCTACAGCGTCACCTCTCAATATCAAAGTGGCACCATCCAACCCATGACATAAGGGTTGGGTCACTAGTACTCCCCACCGACGAGCGACTACCTCCTTGTAAGTGGCCACTAGGGCGAGTAATGGCAGTGCACCCAGGGACAGACGGCCTTGTCCGAGTCGTCACTCTCAAGACCTCCACGTCCACTCTAACCAGACCGTTCTCGAAGTTGGCAATTCTGCCAGTGTCCACTCCAGACGAAGCAAGAAAGAATTTCAACCCCTCAAGTCTTCTCGATAACTAA